The genomic stretch TAAGGCCCCAGCTCAGGATTGttcaaaattaatatgactACAAAACCAGAAGCCTTGAGAAGAAAGTGAAATAGTTACTATTGTCCACTGTGCAAAACAGTGTTTGAAAGATTAATCATTTATGAGGCAGCATCCTAGACCAGAAGAGATGTTGATTGGTCTTGAACACCATATGGAGTATGAATTCATATCAAACTTTGATGAAAAGTAGAGATTGTACCTCCAACTTTGCCATCAAAAACACGGTGATCAGCAGATAATGTTAAGTTCATTTTTGTGACAACTGCAGGCCTCTCGACTCCTGGGTGAAAAATAAGCCTCGTCATCTAATCTGGTATTAGAAGCATAGAATAATAGGTACAAAAAGCTAGAAATATTTTACCATCACTTCCAATTACTGGTTCAACAACTTTGTTGCCTCTACCAACAGCTAGAATACCAGCCTGAAGGAAatgaacaaataaatataagagaatAACAACTTGCAACATCAACTAAATGTAGAGCACTACAGTGTCAATCTGCTATCCTTGTTTAAAGTCATTTTCTATTAtctgaaaatgaaaagagaagatGATGGGAAAAATAGATTTAGCAGCGTAAATTCCCATCAATAATCTTCATTTAGACAGGCTGCATTCAGAAAATGGTAAAGAGTTATTTGCCACGTATTCAAAATGAAATTTCTGAGCTGAAAGCATCCCAAAATTATGTGCtcttaaatatttgaattcctGACATTGGGACTTcctttaccaacaaaaaaaattgagccaCTCATTTTtcgaaaatgaaaagaatactATCAATTTTAACACATCAAATACTTTTACAAAGGATCTCTGTATTCTAGAGCTAACACCATCACTAGTAAAGTTATagaacaaacaaagaaataagtaAACTTAAATaaacttagagagagagagagagagagagagagagcgaaccTGAGGGGGGTTTATTATTGCACAAAAATTGTCCACCGGAAACATTCCCAAGTTCGAAATGCTGCATAAAGATTCAGAAGGaaagtttaaaattaattcttcTAACAAAATGAATATGTAATTAGGTTACTAGtgtaataaaaacaattaaaatataaaatttgtgCAGTAGGTTATAGTTACCTAAAAGTTCCTCCTTGGAATTCATTTGGCAAAAGCTTGCCTGCCCTTGCCTTCTCAGCTAATTCCTTCACCTGAAGCTCAAATATCAGCAGAGAAATTGACAATGATCCACATTAAAATTGAATTGATGATTAACAAGAATAGGAAGTGgtagatatttttttatatatatataattaagtggGTTTAcgagaatatttaattttttactccAAAATCCATGTTTGAGTAACTACCATTTTTTTCTGTAGATTCCATaccaatttaattttattagataTCACAGCAATCAAAAGGACATAATTAATTGATACANNNNNNNNNNNNNNNNNNNNNNNNNNNNNNNNNNNNNNNNNNNNNNNNNNNNNNNNNNNNNNNNNNNNNNNNNNNNNNNNNNNNNNNNNNNNNNNNNNNNTTGTGAAGTTCTTATTTTCCTTCGTTTTCCCTTTTTGTGAAGTCCAAACATGGAAGAGAATGAGTTGGTGATAAAGTCCTTTAGTTCATGTAATAAGAATATGTGTGGTTGATATTAGACTGATAATTAGCTGTTGTTGCAGGGAAATATGTGATTACTCAATTTTAAATATGTGAGGTGgctctacttatcaaaaatatgtGAGGTGGCTCTTAAGACAAAATTTTGAAGGTGGCATTTGGTAAATACTttaactacaaaacaaaacaaaagtgtgCTATTGCATAATTTGGTTCCTCTCCAGCGCAAATGAACCGGAGAGAATCCTAGGCTGCCATTGCATTCATCTTTGAAGTGATTCGTTAAATTAAACATATAAGATGTTTAAAGCACTTACCAAATAAGATGACACTCTTGTGTTTGTCCTAACTGATGCCAGGTAATTCACTTTCCAAATAAGATGACAAGAGCCAGCAGTATCATCTGTTGGAACTGTGAAATGGCCACCTCAACAATTTCAAAGGGACTTGCATTTTTTGTCATAGTGGAGAATTCAGGTAATTGgatgtttattaaaaaaactgtCTTTTGTGTCTCTTTCTAGATTACCACCTCAACAATTAAATCTTGATCTGTTTTACTTCATATTCTTATAGGAATGTGTGCCCACTGCGACCAACAACTTTAGTGCTATCGTGGTTGATGGTAGCACAATTAACCTTGGACTATGGGACACTGCTGGTAAGTAATTGCTTCATGGGTATCATCAGATTGCTGCTATATTCTGTCTGGAGTTACTGCTATTTAGTATACTCTTATCCTTCTCCTCCTATAAATTCCATgtccaattttcaaaaaaaggagaatagAAGGATAGGAGTATACAAAATGACATTTCTCTTCTGTATGAGAGAGTTTATCACACTTGGAAATTTATATTATAGATTGATAAATTGGTAAAAATTAGGCATCAGCAACttgaattacaatttttttttggttgctgtGGTTTTTTTTTCAACCACACACCCTTTACATATTTAGTTTTCATAGAGAATAAAATTATATGTGTCCTATGTACTTAACGAAGTTGGTGAATACAGGACAGGAGGATTATAACAGATGTTTTCTTGTTGGCCTTTTCTCTCATCAGCAAAGCCAGCTATGAAAATATCCCCAACAAGGTTTTTCATCATAACCCAATAACATTTgttcttaatttgtttggttaatttatggaTAATCCTCCAGTATCAGTCTGACACATCTATTTTTTGGCTTCCAGTGAATTCCCCCAATTGTGCCTATAGTGCTTATAGGAACCAAACTAGTTATGGAATAATTTTACAACTTGAAATATATCAATCTTGATATTTAACCAATACAAGCTGATTTAAATTTAACCATGCAAGTTTGGATATGATCTGCTGCAGATGTACAGGAAGACAAGCAGTATTTGATTGATCATGCTGGCGCTACATCAATGATCTTGCAGTTGGCTGCTGTATGGAAATCAGGATTGTCAACCAAAAGAGCGAGGGAAAATTCATATGCTAGTGTGGATTGAGATACAAAATCATATTTACTGCAGATTTTCTTCCATGAAGACTCACAGCAGTTGCCTGAGTCATTCCCAGAGACctgaattttcattttgatatatatatatatatatatatatatatatatatatatatatattttggttatcGTTTTCTAAGTTTTCGGGTATGTAGTATTCCCGAATATGTCGAAGATATCTTCTTAAATTTGAGTTCATAATTCTTGCTTTGAAGAGGAGTCTATACTTGATATACATTTTGTGTAATTCAAATTTCACAATGACAGATTTTCTTGAAAGATTTATTTTCATCTCTGCAAAAATTCATCACAATGAGCAGATTGTCCGAATCCCATCAACAAACAGAAACAGATCGACCATTCTATCCCCTATCGCTGCCTAACCTCTGCACCTAGAATGTAGTGGTAATAACTATAAATGAGTCTGTCTTTAAAATTTGCTTCAAGGAAATTATGAGGTGAAAGGGTAAGAACTTCAAATTTGCAAtctaaaaaaactaacaaacaaaTACATAACCACGGAGGCGAAAAGCCTACTTGTCCGTCGaccaagagtaatgctatacatttCAAAGCCTATATGGGGTGAGTCGTTATAGTCATTTCAAAGCCTATATGGGGTGAGTCGTTATAGTATTTAGTGcataaagattaattttttagttgGAGAATCACACTCCATAAACTTTGAGAGAGGGGTGAttaatagaattactcattgACATGGCCAAAGgatctttttctttctggttTTTTCATTTCTTAGTATTTTCATATCCATTCTATAAGAACAATTATTCAAAAATGGATGGAAGAActtatttgatattgttttcaaagattaaaaatttaattgacaAAATTAGAAATCCAAAGAGTGAAATTATGAAACCTCAAATCACACAAGGTTATTTTGATcttttcccttaattttaaCTCATATATTTGTTTaacttcttaaaatttaaagtttttacAATCTCAGTATTTATAAATTGTgtaaaatacaataaattaaagaaataaactaTTTTGAAGCTCATATACCAAAATCATAAACTCAGATTTatctaattaagtttttaaatattaaaatgaaactTTACATCAAATATCTCTAACcaaagatttattatttattagtcctatattgttatatataaaaataaataattaaataaaatactcCTCTATAGGATCACGTGACCTCCAACAAGTTCCCGTCGTTTCGTGTTGGAACACGTGTTGTTTATGCAATTATCTAATAATCTATTATTATTCATTGCAATCTGCAAAGCGTAGTGGCGACAGGGAAAATGAGCCGGCGGCAAGACCGAGCCGAGACCCTTGTGGAAGCAGCCGTTGGAGTCCTCAACACAGCGGACCCATTCGAGAAGGCGCGGCTCGGCGATTCGGTCGCTTCTCAGTGGCTCCAGGGGACCATCACTCAGCCCTACGACCCGTCCCTGGACCTCCCCGTCCCAGATCGCCCCGCAAGGCTCTCCAACGTACGTGCACTTCAACTCCCTGAAATGCTCTCTTTATATAGATAGATCCTATCaatgataatataataagaTGTAGTCATATTATAAGAATTTTAAAGCCCAAAAGCCACTGCCTCTTTGCTCGAATATTCCGTATATAATATGTAAAGgatttggtgtttttattttatattattggatatttgGGGCGAccgaaaattttgtttaaaccCATTTTTCAGTCTCTATCTCCGTGTGATTTTTTGAATTCGGTGTTTGTGTGGTGATTTTGCTACTGTATGCTGATTTTGGGTGAGGGGTGATGGTTGACTTAGGGTGGCAATTCGTATTCATGTGACGAGTTTGGGTTGCGTCGAGAATATGTATCAGATTCGTTTCGAGTTCACGGATCATGTTGACATTTGTAAACCATTATGTCGCATAATGGGTTCTAGTCGTTTCGGAGTATGAATacaagattatataggtcaactttaacccgactcatttaattaaatgagtcaaactcATTAATCCTAActctttaatttcgtgttgggtttGTGGGTTGTGTAAAAAATTAGCAGCTCTAATGGTCATGGTGTTTTTAGAGCATTTTTTAGGTTTCAACCAAACACTTGAAAGTGTTTTTCAGACCATTTTAAGCTTTGGtcatggctttttttttttctttttttttttaattagaaaaaaagaaaagaaaagagcttTGCAACCAAACACCGGAAAATAACCAgttttccttgaaaatgttttcaattgaaaCATTTtccaacagaaaatattttacaccaaaagaaaagaaacggaGCCCAAGATTGAACTTTCTATCATGATGATAAGAATCACATGAAACCGTTGATAGTAGCCAGCGTGATTCTTATAACAAATGCTTATGCTCATTTCATGTTAGTATTAAGCAAAGGTTCAACTAAACTTTGATAGGATTTACAAAAATGTCCATGTGTTTAACAAATTTTAAGAGAATTAAAGAGGCTGTGAGATAGATGGTATTTACAAATTTGCATAAACCCACAAAAATGTGCGTgatacattttcatttttataacaCATGTTGATTGATATAAATGTTAATCtgacaagaaaatatataaacagTTTCATCTCATTGCACTAATCAAATAAATAGGTTTGGACTTTCACAAGAGTTCAATAGCCTATCAATTAGTCATTATAACTAAACACAATTGTATCGACCTGCGAATAACCGAATTATGATGGACTTCACTAATTACCAACCGTCTAATATTTACATCTCTTCACAAACATAGAAAAGATTTCTCATGTGATCTTAATGCATCTAACTCATATGCACAGTTATAGCCTTTCATGTACATAAAATAGTCTTATATTTTCCAAGCACCtgaattatataaattttttcatacaaagagtatacaagagaaatatcCACTTAGGGAGAGGGAAAGAACACATCCGGAAACACTACAAAATTAGCAAAGCAAGAACTATTGATAGCAGCCATCCACCCATAGAGTTTTGAACAATATGTCTTTTAATGTTATCACcgttctctcacaatcttcaaaattttgagaattGCTCTCTCCAGATGCACATATATAAAAGTATCTCTCAACAAAAGAGATAGAATTTGAACGTTTgcgattttctttttatatgatataaaataatatgatattttatcctttattctcttatttgttttcatttaagTGCTTGTGGAGATCTCCATCATTATTCTTCTATGTTCCACTTCATTCTCCTAATTGTTTGTCGTATGACTTAAACtaattttacaataaaataatagttgGGTTCAAAGCTCCACTAAAGAAGCATCTTTCTTTCCCGAAATATTCTCAAGTATATTACTGTATGATCTATAAATGACTTGGTGTATCTATACATTACATTGAGAGATGGTACAAATGGGTATGTTTATATTCTTATTGGACCTCTTCCAAATAATTAAGAACCACGACCATTTTACACCATATGTAAGGATGtctcttaaaaataataagttaattaTTACCATATTAAGAAATCTGattaatagataaatattaACATTAAAATGTAGTTGCATATCCCATGCCCATGTGCTACTTTATGCTAACTGTTCAATGAAACACATAAATGAGTCTTTTGTGCAGGTCAAGTTGGTGTCACCGAGTCTCATGCCGAAGCTTGGAAAAGCAGGTAGCTTGCAGAGTAGGCAGGCCATTGTGCATAGTCTTGTGCACATTGAGAGCTGGGCTATTGACTTGTCTTGGGTATTATTTCTTTAACTTGTCTGTCTCCTTATGAGTTTATATTAAGGGAATTCTTTTATATAACACTTCTTTTTTGGAGTGTCCTTAAACTGTTTTTGCGATAACCCAGAAGTGTACTACTACCAAATTATGCATAGAAGAACTTTGGAGGATAAACACATGGAGAAGCATCCAAGTTTGGATTTTGATgtaacattttgatttttgagacgcgaacttaaaacaaaaatgattaaatctacTTTGGACCCAACAATACTAGATTAATCACTCACTTCTATTGTTATTATCCAATATGGAATCCTATAGTATCTGAAACTCTAATATATTCAAAACATAGTTTTGAAAATACGCTTccaaactctttttttcttcttctcctgcatcatattcattttgtttttacattACAAAAGTGAAAGTGAGGCAACCACGCCTCAGTTATTCATATACATGTTCATCTACTTAAATCTATTCTTTTGTAGATGCATTAATTTCTTGTTGTATCTATCTCATGTGTTGTCTCTTACTTATCTGTCATGTAAATCTGTAATTTTATAGGATATAATAGCTCGCTTTGGTAAGCAAGCTGCAATGCCAAGAGATTTCTTCACCGATTTTGTTAAGGTGGCTCAGGATGAGGGCAGACACTTCACTCTCCTTGCGGAACGGCTAGAGGGGCTGGGTTCTTTTTATGGAGCATTACCAGCTCACGATGGCCTCTGGGACTCTGCTACTGCTACTTCCACTGATCTCTTAGCACGTCTGGCAGTTGAGCATTGCGTCCATGAGGTGTTTTTTCCTTACCaactttcttattttaaaatgaattcaTTTGGACCAACATGGTTTAAATTATTCACTACAACATATATCACCTCTAGGatattagagcattcccagcagactccctataagggggtctgttccctatgtctagggaatatgtccaaaaaatcacaaaaaacgtcttacagcagattccctatatggttccttaaaccatcagctgctacagttgaacccaatgttttgggttcaactgtagcaatccatatgattattatattgataaaactgatgctctctctcctctctcctctcttcgttttccccttctttccccagcattttcttttcttcttctccgttCAAGCAAACGCAGAAGGAGAAGAGAGGCCTTCCCTGACCCACTTTGCAAGCTTAATCTCAAAAGACCTCTGATTTTGTCAAATCATTTCCAATGGCCAGCAACAACATCAAAGAAGGTGGAGGATTTCTTGAGGTTT from Corylus avellana chromosome ca1, CavTom2PMs-1.0 encodes the following:
- the LOC132167452 gene encoding uncharacterized protein LOC132167452, with the protein product MSRRQDRAETLVEAAVGVLNTADPFEKARLGDSVASQWLQGTITQPYDPSLDLPVPDRPARLSNVKLVSPSLMPKLGKAGSLQSRQAIVHSLVHIESWAIDLSWDIIARFGKQAAMPRDFFTDFVKVAQDEGRHFTLLAERLEGLGSFYGALPAHDGLWDSATATSTDLLARLAVEHCVHEARGLDVLPTTISRFRNGGDNETAELLERVIYPEEITHCAAGVKWFKYLCLGAENPAWNQGSLASPGGAGESEKTLEEDEVIQKFHSIVRTYFRGPLKPPFNEEARKAAGFGPQWYEPLAVKEVNPRVATIF